TACCGTCTTCCCTCCTTCACGAATAGCAAAACGTAAGTTCTCACTTAATGCTATAGGTTGATATAATTCCACCTCCATAGAAATATTATCTCCTGGCATGACCATCTCTATTCCATCTGGAAGATGAATTTCTCCTGTAACATCCGTTGTTCTCAAATAAAATTGTGGACGATACTTATTATGAAAAGGAGTATGTCTTCCCCCTTCTTCTTTTGTAAGAATATACACTTCTGCTTTAAATTTTTTATGAGGTTTTACAGAATCCGGTTTTACAATAACCATTCCTCTTTTAATATCTTTTTTTTCTATTCCACGTAATAATAAACCTACATTATCTCCTGCTTGACCTCTATCTAAAATTTTTCTAAACATTTCTACTCCTGTTACTGTAGATGATAATTTATTTTCTCCCATTCCAATAATATCAACTAAATCTCCTGTATTAATAACTCCAGTTTCAATACGACCTGTTGCTACCGTCCCTCTTCCTGTAATAGTAAAAACATCCTCTACAGGCATCAAAAATGATTTATCTATTTCTCGAATTGGTTCAGGAATGTAATCATCCAATACATCCATTAAATCTTTTATTTTTTTTATCCACTTTTCTTCTCCATTCAAAGCACCCAAGGCTGATCCTTGTATAATAGGAATATTTTCTCCATCATATTCGTATTTAGATAGCAATTCTCTAATTTCCATTTCTACTAATTCTAATAATTCTGGATCATTTACTTGATCTACTTTATTCATAAACACCACAATTTTTGGAACTCCTACTTGACGAGATAATAATATGTGTTCTCTAGTTTGAGGCATTGGTCCATCTGTAGCAGCTACAACTAAAATAGCACCATCCATTTGGGCTGCTCCTGTAATCATATTTTTAACGTAATCTGCATGTCCAGGACAATCAACATGAGCATAATGTCTTCTCTCTGTCTCATATTCTACATGAGATGTATTAATTGTAATTCCCCTTGCCTTTTCTTCAGGAGCATTATCTATTGCATCAAAGCTTTTTTCTTCTGCCAACCCAATTTCTGATAAAACTTTTGTAATTGCGGAAGTTAAAGTTGTTTTACCATGGTCTACATGACCTGTGGTTCCTATATTTACATGCGGTTTATTTCGTTTAAATTTTTCTTTTGCCATGATAAAATTATTAAAATTTTGAATTTAAAAAAGCCAACGGCGGGAATTGAACCCGTACCCTCTTCCTTACCAAGGAAGTGCTCTACCACTGAGCTACATTGGCTATATTCATTATAATATTATTATTGTAGAGCGGAAGACGGGATTCGAACCCGCGACATTCAACTTGGAAGGCTGATGCTCTACCAACTGAGCTACTTCCGCTATATAAAAATAAAAAATATGATGGGAAGAGCAGGATTCGAACCTGCGAAGGCAAAGCCAACAGATTTACAGTCTGTCCTCGTTAACCATACTTGAGTATCTTCCCAAAATAAAAAGCCGATGGAGGGATTCGAACCCACGACCCCGAGATTACAAATCACGTGCTCTGACCAACTGAGCTACACCGGCTATTCAATTTGATATTCGTAATGATGAAAATCAGAGCAGTACAAATCTATAGAGATTTTTATAATTCTCAAAAAAATAATAGACGTTATCAAATTTTTACATTCTTGATTTTCCGTTGAAATATAAATAATAAAAACACTCCAACAGATATCATTATATCAGATAAATTGAAAACGGGTTTAAAAAATTTAAAATGATACCCCCCTAAACAAGGAATCCATTTAGAAAAATGAGTATCTATTATAGGAAAATAAAACATATCTACAACACATCCTTCCATAAAAGAAGCATATCCTTTTTCAGGAAAACCATAATTTATTTCGGATTTTCCAAAATAAGGAATCCATTTTTTGGATTCTTGACTATAAATTGTTCCTGTATTAAATAACAATCCATATAAAGCGCTATCTAAAAAATTACCGATAGCTCCCGATAAAATTAAACTGATAGGGATAGTCAAATATTTCGAAGATCCTTGTTTTATATTCCTATAAAGAAAAAAAAAAATAAAAAAGACTAAAAAAAAGCGGAAACAACTCAATAGTATTTTACCATGATATCCAACACCAAAGTTTACTCCATAAGCCATACCTGGATTTTCTACGAAAAATATCCAAAAAAAAGGAAGTATAGAAATTCCACTTCCCAATTCAAAATGAGTTTTAACATAAATTTTTAAAACTTGATCTATTAATAAAATTAAAAAAATAATTAAGAAAAATTTTTTCAATGGAAATAAAATTTATTTATTTATTTTTTCTACCAGTCTTTTTCCTTCAATACTTAAAGTAGTATGAGGTACCGCCATAAGACGTTCTTTTGGGATTAATTTTTTGGTTATACGACAAATTCCATAATCTTTATTATCCACTCTAATTAAAGCAGCATTTAGACTTTTTATAATCATCTGCAGATGTTCCACAATTTGTGCATTTTGTTCCTTACTTAATGTTTCTGATCCTTCATCAAAAGCTTTAAAGCTAGGATAAGTATCATCTGTTCCATTGTTTTGTTCACTAGAAAATGATTCCTTAAAAATAGACAAATCTTTTTTTGCTTTATTTAATTTTTCAAGTATTAGTTTACGAAATTCTTTTCTTTCTTCCAGTGAATATCTTTTTTTTACTTGTCCTTTCATTTTTTTGTATTTTCTTCTACTTTCTGTATTTTCATATGCAATATGAATTTTCCTTCAAAATAGATTTTTTCTTCACTTCCTTCAAATTTCGTTTTATTGTTTTGTAAAATAATATTAATGCCAAGAGTTTCTTTACAAATAAAATTTTTATTATTTTGTATAATAATTTTTACTCTATTTTGATATTTTTTATCTTCTTTTACATTTTTTACATTTATGTATATAAGTATTTTTTCAGTTACATTATATTTTTTATCTTTCCTTAATTTTTGTATATGTCTAATCAATTCTCTAATAAAACCTTCCTCCCAAAGAGAATCTGTAATTCGTAAGTCTAATGCTATTGTAAATTTTTGATCAAATAAAACAGACCAACCTTTAATATATTCCGTACTAATTTTAACATCTTCTAAAAAAAGAATAATTTCTTTTCCTTTCAGAAAAAAAATATGTTTTTTATTTTTCTCAAATGTTTTAATCTCTTTTTGACTAAACTTTTTCATAAGTTCGGAAATTTCCCGGGTTTTTTTTCCAAACTTGGGGCCCATAGATTGATAATTAGGTTTAATATGTTTAATATATTCAAGATTTTTATAAGAAGAAGAAAATTCTATTTTTTTTACATTAGCTTCTTGAGTAAGAATTTCAGATGATTGTTCCAATTGAAAACGCATTTTTTCATCCTTATTAGAAATAAGGATCATAAGTTTTTGTAAAGGTTGTCGAATTTTAATTTCATTTTTTTTTCTTATAGAAAAAACCATTGCAATAATTTTTTGAATCCAAAGCATTTTATTTTCCAATTTTTTATCAATTAAATTCAAGTTCCAACTAGGAAAACTTGCCATGTGAACACTTTTATAAGTTTCTTTTCCCGTAACAGAATTTAAATCCATATATAATTTTTCAGAAAAGAATGGAGAGATAGGAGAAATTAACTTAGCTACAACAATTAAACATTGATAAAGAATTTGATATGCAGATATTTTATTTTTTGTATATTTTTCTTTCCAAAATCTTCTTCTACATAATCTTACATACCAATTGCTTAATTTATCTAAAACAAAAGATGATATTAAACGCGCAGTTTTAGTTGGATTATAATTGGCATAATAATTATCTGTTTTTTTAATAAGAGTATTTAACTCAGAAATAATCCAAAAATCTAATTCTGTATAAGAATCTAAATATTCTTTTTCTTTATAAGAAAAACCATCAATATTAGCATACAAAGCAAAAAAAGAATAAATGTTATATAATGTTATAAAAAATTTATTTATAATAGTACGAATCTCATTTATATTAAATTTTAAATTATCCCATGGTTCAGAATTAAATATAAAATACCAACGTATTGCATCAGGACCATAATTTTTTATCAAATCAAAAGGATTTATGGTATTTCCTTTACTTTTCGACATTTTACGACCATATTGGTCTAATACTAATCCTGTTGATATAACATTTCTATACGCTACGGAATCAAATAATAAACTACTAATACTATGCAAGGTAAAAAACCATCCTCTTGTTTGATCTACCCCTTCCGAAACAAAATCAGCAGGAAATAATAAATTTTTATCTATAAATTCCTTATTTTCAAATGGATAATGAAACTGAGCATATGGCATTGCACCAGAATCAAACCACACATCAATCAAATCTGATTCCCTTTTCATAGGTTCTCCTTTCGGAGAAACCAATATTATTTTATCTAAAATATGTTTATGTAAATCTATTTTATTATAATTATGATTACTCATATCATCTAATATAAAATCTTTAAATATGTTATATGGCATAAAACCATGTTTAACAGATTTTCTAATTTCAAAAATTAGATCTTTTATAGATCCTATTACGACTTCTTCATCTCCTTTTTCTGTTCTCCAAATTGGAAGAGGGGTCCCCCAATATCTAGAACGTGAAAAATTCCAATCTTTTGTATTCTTTAACCAAGAAGAAAAACGTTTTTTACCTATAAAACCAGGATACCATTGAATTTTATGATTCATAAAAATCATTTTTTCTTTTATTTTTTCTGTTTTTATAAACCATGAATTCAGTAAATAATAAAGTATTGGCTTTTCTGTCCTCCAACAGTGTGGATAAGAATGGATATATTTTTCTGTTCTAAATATTTTTTGTTCCTTTTCCAAAAAAAGAATTATTTCTTTATCTACTGAAAAATAGTTTTCTTGATTTTTGTTAAATTCATTTTTGACATATTTTTCAGAAAATCCATAAGGAAAATTTTTGATAAATTTTCCTTGAAAATCGACTAGAGGGACAGGTATGTTTTCTTCATTTAAAACTAACATTGGAGGAATATCATATTTTTTAGATACCATAAAATCATCTATTCCAAATGTAGGAGAAATATGAACAATACCTGTTCCTTCTTCAATATTAACAAAATCTCCTGGTACAATTTGAAATGCATTTTTTTCGTTATAATAAGGTTTAAACCAAGGTAATAATTGTTCATATTTTCCAAATATTAATTCTTTTCCTTTAAATTTTTCTATTATCAAATAAGGAATTTTATAATTTTTTTTATTAATTTTTTCATAACAGTCTAATTCAACTTGACTTGAAACAGAATAAAACTGATTCGATAAAAATATTTTATTAATTAGTTTCTCGGAGATAATAATATTTTCTTTTAAAAAGGTATATGTGTTATAAGTTTTAACCAATACATAGTCTATGTCATAACCACAGGCTAACGCTGTATTTGAAGGAATAGTCCAAGGAGCTGTTGTCCATGATATCAAATATATATTGCCTGTAATATTTCGAAATTTATTGGGTAAAGTATTTTTAATTGCCTTAAATTTTAAAAATGCAGATAATTGCTTTACTTCTTTATAAGTACCAGGCATATTTAATTCATGATAACTTAATCCTGTTCCTGCAGCAGGAGAATAAGGTTGAACTGTAAAACCTTTATAAATAAGATTTTTACTGTACAATTTTTTTATTAACCACCAAATGGTTTCTATATATTTTGCATCATAGGTAATAAAAAAATCTTCTAAATTTAAAGAATATCCTATTTTTTCTGTGAATAATTTCCATGTTTTCAATGATTTATTAACAAAATCTTTACAAAGATTATTATATTTTTTTACACTAATTTTTTGTCCTATATCATTTTTAGTAATTCCCATTTTTTTTTCCACATTCAATTCTATTGGAAGACCATGAGCATCCCACCCAGCTTTTATAAATACTTTTTTACCTTTAAGCGTATGATATCTATAAAAAATATCCTTTATAGTTCTAGCTAGAATATGGTGAATTCCGGGTTTTCCATTTAAAGATGGTGGACCTTCATATAAAATATATGAATATGAAAGAGGATTTTTTTTACTATTATTTTGTAAAATTTTAAGTTCTTTCCAATATTGATAGATTTCTATAGTTATCTGACTAAGATTCAATTTTTTATATTCTTTGAACATTATTGACATAAGGTAGCTATAATAATAAATTAATAATCTTCTATTTTAATAATTTTAGATATGAATAAAAACGAAACTCTTTTTTACAAAAAAAAAGAAGAAACTCCATTAATAAAGCAATATAATAATATAAAAACTAAATATCCAGATACGATTCTATTATTTCAAGTTGGAGATTTTTATGAAACTTTTGGGGAAGATGCTATTAAATGCTCTCAAGCATTAAATATTGTTTTAACCAAAAGATCTCAATTACATCTAGCAGGCTTTCCTTACCATTCTTTAAGTACTTATTTACCCAAATTAGTACGTGCAGGATTTCGTGTGGCAATTTGTAATCAATTAGAAGAACCTAAAAAAGGAAAAAATCTTGTAAAAAGAGGAGTTATAGAACTTGTAACTCCAGGAGTTACCATAAATGAAAATATTATATATCCTAAGTCAAATAATTTTTTATCTTCTATTCATGTGGGGAAAAATAAAAGTTTCGGGTTAAGTTTTTTAGATGTTTCTACTGGTGAATTTTTTGTAACAGAAGACACTAAAGATAATGTTTTACAATACTTAGAACATTTTCATCCTAGTGAAATCCTTTTTCAGAATAAGGAAAAAAAATTTTTTGATCAATTGTTAAAAAAAAAATATTATACTTTCTCAATTGAAGATTGGATGTTTGATTATTCATTTGCATATGAAAAACTAATATCACACTTCAATGTAAATTCTTTAAAAGGATTTGGAATTAATGATCTAAAATTAGGAATTATTTCTTGTGGAGTAATTTTATCATATTTACATAACACTTCACATTTTAATATAAAACATATTTCTAATATACAAAGAATCAGAAAAGAAAAATACATGTGGATAGATGATTTTACTTTCAGAAATTTGGAGATATTTCATCCTTTGAATAAAGAAGGAGTTTCTTTAATAAAAATATTAGACCGTACTATTACTCCTATGGGAGGTAGGTTATTGAAAAATTGGATTCTCTTTCCTTTAAAAAACTTATTTCATATAAAAAAACGTCATCAAATAGTATATGAATTATACGTTAATAATATGATACGTCTTTTTACAAAAAAAAAATTGAAAAATATTTATGATATAGAAAGGCTAACTTCTAAAATAGCTATTGGAAATATTTCTCCACGTGAAATATATACATTATATAAATCTCTAACATCTATTATGGAAATAGAGAAAAAATTCCTATCTCAAAAATCTACGATCCTTATAGAA
The sequence above is drawn from the Blattabacterium cuenoti genome and encodes:
- the tuf gene encoding elongation factor Tu — translated: MAKEKFKRNKPHVNIGTTGHVDHGKTTLTSAITKVLSEIGLAEEKSFDAIDNAPEEKARGITINTSHVEYETERRHYAHVDCPGHADYVKNMITGAAQMDGAILVVAATDGPMPQTREHILLSRQVGVPKIVVFMNKVDQVNDPELLELVEMEIRELLSKYEYDGENIPIIQGSALGALNGEEKWIKKIKDLMDVLDDYIPEPIREIDKSFLMPVEDVFTITGRGTVATGRIETGVINTGDLVDIIGMGENKLSSTVTGVEMFRKILDRGQAGDNVGLLLRGIEKKDIKRGMVIVKPDSVKPHKKFKAEVYILTKEEGGRHTPFHNKYRPQFYLRTTDVTGEIHLPDGIEMVMPGDNISMEVELYQPIALSENLRFAIREGGKTVGAGQVIHIID
- a CDS encoding lipoprotein signal peptidase gives rise to the protein MKKFFLIIFLILLIDQVLKIYVKTHFELGSGISILPFFWIFFVENPGMAYGVNFGVGYHGKILLSCFRFFLVFFIFFFLYRNIKQGSSKYLTIPISLILSGAIGNFLDSALYGLLFNTGTIYSQESKKWIPYFGKSEINYGFPEKGYASFMEGCVVDMFYFPIIDTHFSKWIPCLGGYHFKFFKPVFNLSDIMISVGVFLLFIFQRKIKNVKI
- a CDS encoding TraR/DksA family transcriptional regulator; the protein is MKGQVKKRYSLEERKEFRKLILEKLNKAKKDLSIFKESFSSEQNNGTDDTYPSFKAFDEGSETLSKEQNAQIVEHLQMIIKSLNAALIRVDNKDYGICRITKKLIPKERLMAVPHTTLSIEGKRLVEKINK
- the ileS gene encoding isoleucine--tRNA ligase; this translates as MSIMFKEYKKLNLSQITIEIYQYWKELKILQNNSKKNPLSYSYILYEGPPSLNGKPGIHHILARTIKDIFYRYHTLKGKKVFIKAGWDAHGLPIELNVEKKMGITKNDIGQKISVKKYNNLCKDFVNKSLKTWKLFTEKIGYSLNLEDFFITYDAKYIETIWWLIKKLYSKNLIYKGFTVQPYSPAAGTGLSYHELNMPGTYKEVKQLSAFLKFKAIKNTLPNKFRNITGNIYLISWTTAPWTIPSNTALACGYDIDYVLVKTYNTYTFLKENIIISEKLINKIFLSNQFYSVSSQVELDCYEKINKKNYKIPYLIIEKFKGKELIFGKYEQLLPWFKPYYNEKNAFQIVPGDFVNIEEGTGIVHISPTFGIDDFMVSKKYDIPPMLVLNEENIPVPLVDFQGKFIKNFPYGFSEKYVKNEFNKNQENYFSVDKEIILFLEKEQKIFRTEKYIHSYPHCWRTEKPILYYLLNSWFIKTEKIKEKMIFMNHKIQWYPGFIGKKRFSSWLKNTKDWNFSRSRYWGTPLPIWRTEKGDEEVVIGSIKDLIFEIRKSVKHGFMPYNIFKDFILDDMSNHNYNKIDLHKHILDKIILVSPKGEPMKRESDLIDVWFDSGAMPYAQFHYPFENKEFIDKNLLFPADFVSEGVDQTRGWFFTLHSISSLLFDSVAYRNVISTGLVLDQYGRKMSKSKGNTINPFDLIKNYGPDAIRWYFIFNSEPWDNLKFNINEIRTIINKFFITLYNIYSFFALYANIDGFSYKEKEYLDSYTELDFWIISELNTLIKKTDNYYANYNPTKTARLISSFVLDKLSNWYVRLCRRRFWKEKYTKNKISAYQILYQCLIVVAKLISPISPFFSEKLYMDLNSVTGKETYKSVHMASFPSWNLNLIDKKLENKMLWIQKIIAMVFSIRKKNEIKIRQPLQKLMILISNKDEKMRFQLEQSSEILTQEANVKKIEFSSSYKNLEYIKHIKPNYQSMGPKFGKKTREISELMKKFSQKEIKTFEKNKKHIFFLKGKEIILFLEDVKISTEYIKGWSVLFDQKFTIALDLRITDSLWEEGFIRELIRHIQKLRKDKKYNVTEKILIYINVKNVKEDKKYQNRVKIIIQNNKNFICKETLGINIILQNNKTKFEGSEEKIYFEGKFILHMKIQKVEENTKK